One genomic window of Polyangium aurulentum includes the following:
- a CDS encoding caspase family protein, protein MTTLALFLGACSSAPPPVATPPVAACLTFYLQDDRSPGDAYDRDVQKAVRDATVTELVQAGFSVVRDGSAPHDLVARLEVAPGSRVESGARVKSTLVLEGGGEPIDRLEVSTPQEDPSFAPQAAGEMVDGIFRSPRLAGYIRKVRRPESKSQLALTVERQRAAEKASAAPAKEAPPPPPPPPPPPAPAELVTGAPQPGAYALVVGVEKYQHAPAVPGARGDAQRFARMVTQSFGVPADHVRMALDDRADRLGIDLQIEWLARNAPKDARIYFYYSGRGAPILGFPHLLPHDGDPKSLGSSALPVWSVLKKLGDIGAKEVVAVLDTCFSGSGGRSTPGADGAPARVVRDASVAPRVLLLSAVRGAEITHTGPEGGGLFTHWLVEAVGKGRADVDGDGRISLQEIGAWAAPRVARDAARSGGSQTPILLGGPGASRPEAFYVLSGLPTP, encoded by the coding sequence TTGACAACCCTCGCCCTGTTTTTGGGGGCCTGCTCCAGCGCGCCGCCCCCGGTGGCCACGCCGCCGGTCGCGGCTTGCCTCACGTTCTATCTCCAGGACGACCGTAGCCCTGGCGACGCCTACGATCGCGACGTTCAAAAGGCGGTGCGCGACGCGACCGTCACCGAGCTGGTCCAGGCCGGATTCAGCGTGGTGCGCGACGGCTCGGCGCCGCACGATCTGGTGGCGCGGCTCGAGGTGGCGCCCGGATCGCGCGTCGAGTCCGGCGCGCGCGTGAAGAGCACGCTCGTGCTCGAGGGCGGCGGCGAGCCCATCGACAGGCTCGAAGTGAGCACCCCGCAGGAAGACCCGAGCTTCGCGCCCCAGGCCGCAGGCGAGATGGTCGACGGCATCTTCCGGTCGCCGCGGCTCGCAGGATACATTCGCAAGGTCCGCCGCCCCGAGTCGAAGTCCCAGCTCGCGCTCACCGTGGAGCGGCAGCGCGCCGCCGAAAAGGCCTCCGCCGCGCCCGCGAAAGAGGCCCCGCCCCCGCCCCCGCCCCCGCCCCCGCCGCCCGCGCCCGCCGAGCTCGTCACGGGAGCGCCGCAGCCCGGGGCTTATGCGCTGGTCGTCGGCGTCGAGAAATACCAGCACGCCCCGGCGGTCCCCGGCGCGCGCGGCGACGCCCAGCGCTTCGCCAGAATGGTCACCCAGTCGTTCGGCGTGCCGGCCGATCACGTGCGCATGGCGCTCGACGATCGCGCCGATCGGCTCGGGATCGATCTGCAGATCGAGTGGCTCGCGCGCAATGCGCCGAAGGACGCGCGCATCTATTTCTACTACAGCGGCCGGGGCGCGCCGATCCTCGGCTTTCCGCACCTGCTCCCCCACGACGGCGATCCCAAATCGCTCGGCTCCTCCGCGCTGCCCGTCTGGAGCGTGCTCAAAAAGCTCGGCGACATCGGCGCCAAGGAGGTCGTCGCGGTGCTCGACACTTGCTTCTCGGGCTCTGGCGGCCGGTCGACCCCGGGCGCGGACGGCGCGCCTGCCCGCGTCGTGCGCGACGCCTCCGTGGCCCCGCGGGTCCTTCTCCTCTCGGCCGTTCGCGGCGCCGAGATCACCCATACGGGCCCCGAAGGCGGCGGGCTCTTCACGCATTGGCTGGTCGAGGCGGTCGGCAAGGGCCGCGCCGACGTCGACGGCGACGGGCGTATATCGCTACAGGAAATTGGCGCCTGGGCTGCGCCGAGGGTCGCGCGGGACGCGGCGCGTTCGGGCGGCTCGCAGACCCCAATCCTCCTCGGCGGCCCCGGCGCGTCCAGGCCCGAAGCTTTTTACGTGCTCTCGGGCCTGCCCACGCCCTGA
- a CDS encoding Gfo/Idh/MocA family protein — translation MKKIRWGILGTGRVAGLFAEGLARVDNAEITAVGSRTQASADAFGDRFGVPRRFASYEGLARCPDVDVVYVSTPHVHHHPNTLLCLRAGKHVVCEKPFTLDARQARELVACARERGLFLMEAMWTRFFPVMERVRSILRAGTIGEVRMLLADFGFSAPFDPAGRLFDPALGGGALLDVGVYTVSLASMVLGRPSRIAGLAHIGQTGVDEQSAFILGYPEGQLAVLSAAIRTATPRGATLVGTRGQIEIPMPFWSPPLMILRVEGQPEERIELPHAGNGYDYMAAEVVRCLLAGALESDRMPLDESVAIMETLDAIRAQWGLRHPGEV, via the coding sequence ATGAAGAAGATCCGCTGGGGAATCCTGGGCACCGGGCGCGTGGCGGGGCTGTTCGCCGAGGGGCTCGCGCGCGTGGACAATGCCGAGATCACCGCGGTCGGCTCGCGCACGCAGGCCTCTGCGGACGCCTTCGGCGATCGCTTCGGCGTCCCGCGCCGCTTCGCGTCCTACGAAGGGCTCGCGCGCTGCCCCGACGTCGACGTGGTCTACGTGTCCACCCCCCACGTCCATCATCACCCGAACACGCTGCTCTGCCTGCGCGCCGGCAAGCACGTCGTCTGCGAGAAGCCCTTCACGCTCGACGCGCGGCAGGCGCGCGAGCTCGTCGCGTGCGCGAGGGAGCGGGGGCTCTTTCTGATGGAGGCGATGTGGACCCGCTTCTTCCCCGTCATGGAGCGGGTCCGGTCGATCCTCCGGGCCGGCACCATCGGCGAGGTGCGGATGCTGCTGGCCGATTTCGGGTTTTCCGCCCCGTTCGATCCCGCAGGCCGCCTCTTCGATCCCGCGCTGGGCGGCGGCGCGCTCCTCGACGTCGGCGTTTACACCGTGTCGCTCGCGTCCATGGTCCTCGGCAGGCCGAGCCGCATCGCCGGGCTCGCCCATATCGGACAGACCGGCGTGGACGAGCAGTCGGCGTTCATCCTGGGCTACCCCGAGGGCCAGCTCGCCGTCCTCTCCGCGGCCATCCGGACCGCCACCCCGCGCGGAGCCACCCTCGTCGGCACCCGAGGGCAAATCGAGATCCCCATGCCGTTCTGGTCCCCGCCCCTCATGATCCTGCGCGTCGAGGGCCAGCCCGAAGAGCGCATCGAGCTGCCCCACGCGGGCAACGGGTACGATTACATGGCGGCCGAGGTCGTGCGCTGCCTTCTGGCGGGGGCGCTGGAGAGCGATCGAATGCCGCTCGACGAGAGCGTCGCGATCATGGAGACGCTCGACGCGATCCGCGCGCAATGGGGCTTGCGTCATCCCGGGGAGGTCTGA
- a CDS encoding NAD-dependent deacylase — protein sequence MSIEAASEILSRAKSALFITGAGISAASGIPTYRGVGGLYGDKVTDEGMRIEEALSGPVFRTRPELTWKYIHQIERACRGARPNGGHEALARIEARLSRAWVLTQNVDGFHREAGSRNVIDIHGDIHRLLCTSCPFEERVADYTKLEPLPHCPYCAAVVRPDVVLFGEMLPIAKVERMEREVARGFDVVVSVGTSSLFPYIAAPVLRAAKAGVPTIEINPEPTPVSHAVSMRLAVGAVEALSAMAEAVERAGG from the coding sequence ATGAGCATCGAGGCGGCGAGCGAGATCCTGTCGCGGGCGAAGTCGGCGCTCTTCATCACGGGCGCGGGCATCTCGGCGGCGAGCGGGATCCCGACGTACCGGGGGGTGGGCGGGCTCTACGGCGACAAGGTGACCGACGAGGGCATGCGCATCGAGGAGGCGCTGAGCGGCCCGGTCTTCCGCACGCGGCCCGAGCTGACGTGGAAGTACATCCACCAGATCGAGCGCGCGTGCCGGGGCGCCAGGCCGAACGGCGGGCACGAGGCGCTCGCGCGGATCGAGGCGCGCCTGTCGCGCGCGTGGGTGCTCACGCAGAACGTGGACGGGTTTCACCGCGAGGCGGGCTCGCGCAACGTGATCGACATCCACGGCGACATCCATCGGCTCCTGTGCACGTCGTGCCCGTTCGAGGAGCGCGTCGCCGACTACACCAAGCTCGAGCCCCTCCCCCATTGCCCCTACTGCGCCGCGGTGGTGCGTCCGGACGTGGTGCTCTTCGGCGAGATGCTGCCGATCGCGAAGGTCGAGCGGATGGAGCGCGAGGTGGCGCGCGGGTTCGACGTGGTGGTCTCGGTCGGGACCTCGAGCCTGTTCCCGTACATCGCGGCGCCCGTGCTGCGCGCGGCGAAGGCGGGCGTGCCGACGATCGAGATCAACCCGGAGCCGACGCCAGTGTCGCACGCGGTGTCGATGCGGCTCGCCGTGGGCGCGGTGGAGGCGCTCTCGGCGATGGCGGAGGCGGTGGAGAGGGCGGGCGGCTGA
- a CDS encoding 4-vinyl reductase, protein MARTKGIGFLHVKAFVTERLGAGAWPQVLARFPALEQRTLDEVVSPAWYDLGLYARLLHVVDEVHGNGDPRFLHALGRFQAERDLSTITRWLLRLFRPSVAIEQMGRYWSRFHDTGKWTLTHRDDRVIAARLESWGVIDAALCRELSGYLCRTLELLGGREVSLEHTRCRARHDPSCEFRARWRLRRDVPALPLDSAPETPPPSGLSTSRTSAVPPAPRSTPSPSTPPSRSHQTPTIPPPPRAPNVPSTPPPSRPSVGSTPLPPPPPRSRTNWTTPVPPSKPPPGNTPSSPPSSRGPGSARLRPAPLDDITPDTRRGRGG, encoded by the coding sequence ATGGCGCGCACGAAGGGCATCGGCTTCCTCCACGTCAAGGCGTTCGTGACCGAGCGGCTCGGCGCGGGCGCCTGGCCGCAGGTCCTCGCGCGCTTCCCCGCGCTCGAGCAGCGCACGCTCGACGAGGTCGTGTCGCCCGCCTGGTACGATCTCGGCCTCTACGCGCGCCTGCTCCACGTCGTCGACGAGGTGCACGGCAACGGCGATCCGCGCTTCCTCCACGCCCTCGGCCGCTTCCAGGCCGAGCGCGATCTCAGCACGATCACCCGGTGGCTGCTGCGCCTGTTCCGGCCCTCGGTCGCGATCGAGCAGATGGGCCGCTACTGGAGCCGCTTCCACGACACGGGGAAGTGGACCCTCACGCACCGCGACGACCGCGTGATCGCCGCGCGCCTCGAGAGCTGGGGCGTCATCGACGCCGCGCTCTGCCGCGAGCTTTCCGGCTACCTCTGCCGCACCCTCGAGCTGCTCGGCGGGCGCGAGGTCTCCCTCGAGCACACCCGCTGCCGCGCGAGGCACGACCCGTCCTGCGAGTTCCGCGCGCGCTGGCGCCTGCGCCGCGACGTGCCGGCCCTGCCGCTCGACTCGGCGCCCGAGACGCCTCCCCCGAGCGGCCTGTCCACCTCGCGCACGAGCGCCGTCCCGCCCGCCCCGCGCTCGACGCCCTCGCCCTCGACGCCGCCGTCGCGCTCGCACCAGACGCCCACCATCCCGCCGCCGCCGCGCGCGCCCAACGTGCCCTCGACGCCGCCCCCCTCGCGCCCGTCCGTGGGCTCGACCCCGCTGCCGCCGCCGCCGCCGCGCTCGCGCACGAACTGGACGACGCCGGTGCCTCCGTCGAAGCCCCCGCCCGGGAACACGCCGTCGAGCCCGCCGAGCTCGCGCGGCCCCGGCTCCGCGCGCCTGCGCCCCGCGCCGCTCGACGACATCACCCCGGATACGCGACGCGGCCGGGGGGGCTGA
- a CDS encoding pectin acetylesterase-family hydrolase gives MRAPFALSFAFAALSLAAGCAGRAEPDDRPPQLASGWNEIRPGGDTICARGTPFSFYVRPGNVNRVIVEFRGGGACWDAATCAPGSDYFQETATPPGSSGIYDHDDPRNPVAGWHHVYVPYCTGDIHWGDNTVSYEGKGGPFTIHHAGARNARAALAWVREQFKGPEKILVTGCSAGAYGSVMWAPHLQKQYPSARIYQLGDAGAGVITQQFYQASYPSWRPEGSYPTWLPGITPQALTSLTNLYVAIGKGYPDMRMSQYAAWSDLEQVFRFQAMGGGTLEDWRQGMLASFAAIDEALPNFSSFVGPGNGHCVTPLDAFYDAEAEGKSFAGWLRDTVEDKPVESVCSDCQSSR, from the coding sequence ATGAGAGCACCGTTCGCCCTGTCCTTCGCCTTCGCCGCTCTTTCCCTCGCTGCCGGGTGCGCGGGCCGCGCGGAGCCGGACGACCGGCCGCCTCAGCTCGCGTCCGGCTGGAACGAGATCCGGCCTGGAGGCGACACGATCTGCGCGCGGGGGACCCCGTTTTCGTTCTACGTGCGCCCCGGAAACGTGAACCGCGTGATCGTCGAGTTCCGCGGCGGCGGCGCCTGCTGGGACGCGGCCACGTGCGCGCCGGGGAGCGACTACTTCCAGGAAACGGCGACGCCGCCCGGCTCCAGCGGGATCTACGACCACGACGACCCCCGAAACCCCGTCGCGGGCTGGCACCACGTTTACGTGCCGTATTGCACGGGTGACATTCACTGGGGCGACAACACCGTCAGCTACGAGGGCAAAGGCGGGCCGTTCACCATTCACCACGCGGGCGCGCGAAACGCGCGGGCGGCGCTCGCCTGGGTGCGCGAGCAATTCAAGGGCCCCGAGAAGATCCTCGTCACCGGGTGCAGCGCGGGCGCGTACGGCTCGGTCATGTGGGCGCCGCACCTGCAGAAGCAGTATCCGAGCGCGCGCATCTACCAGCTCGGCGACGCGGGCGCGGGCGTCATCACCCAGCAGTTCTATCAGGCGAGTTACCCCTCCTGGCGCCCCGAGGGGAGCTACCCGACGTGGCTGCCCGGAATCACGCCCCAGGCCCTCACGTCGCTCACGAACCTCTACGTGGCCATCGGCAAGGGATACCCCGACATGCGCATGTCGCAGTACGCGGCCTGGTCCGACCTCGAGCAGGTCTTCCGGTTCCAGGCGATGGGCGGCGGAACGCTCGAGGACTGGCGCCAGGGCATGCTCGCGTCGTTCGCCGCCATCGACGAGGCATTGCCGAATTTCAGCTCCTTCGTCGGGCCCGGCAACGGGCATTGCGTCACGCCGCTCGACGCCTTCTACGACGCCGAGGCCGAGGGGAAGTCGTTCGCGGGTTGGCTGCGCGATACCGTGGAGGACAAACCCGTCGAGAGCGTCTGCTCGGATTGCCAGAGTTCCCGCTAG
- a CDS encoding MopE-related protein, translating to MLRIGLWRVLVLLIGASLSGAALGCVATDGETSSANLNPGAGGGGGEGGFGQGGSGGATCVPAAETCDGMDNDCNGGVDEGCACQEGQSQPCYSGPAQTKNVGACAEGAQLCDAKGQWGPCIGQVKPITDTCNGIDDDCDGAVDDLPEVACGVGACHVVVPGCVNGKAPVCEPLLPSLEVCDGVDNDCDQLVDEFDPGVGKGCDTGEPGVCNAGKKACVAGAIVCTTQVTPSNEVCDELDNDCNGAVDDVLGTGGECSTGLLGICSAGTTACVGNGIDCVQTLQPQSELCNGIDDDCDGQLDEGNPEGGGACPSGQAGACAFGVYKCMGGQLICEAGSGGAEICNGKDDDCDGVADNGNPGGGTCDTGQLGLCGVGSQDCVNGKLVCSQPNQPVAEVCGDKLDNDCDGTTDEGCCAHPLCTTGGTLTPSCDPCVAKVCASDSYCCNSGWDSICVGEVTSICGLTCP from the coding sequence ATGCTTCGAATTGGCTTGTGGCGGGTGCTGGTCCTGTTGATCGGGGCGTCCCTCTCCGGGGCCGCGCTCGGCTGCGTTGCGACGGACGGCGAGACGAGCTCGGCAAACCTGAATCCCGGGGCGGGCGGCGGGGGCGGCGAGGGCGGTTTCGGCCAGGGGGGCTCCGGGGGCGCTACGTGCGTGCCCGCGGCCGAGACGTGCGACGGGATGGATAACGACTGCAACGGCGGGGTCGACGAGGGCTGCGCGTGCCAGGAGGGCCAGAGCCAGCCGTGTTACTCCGGGCCCGCGCAGACGAAGAACGTGGGCGCGTGCGCCGAGGGCGCGCAGCTCTGCGACGCCAAGGGCCAGTGGGGCCCGTGCATCGGTCAGGTCAAGCCCATCACGGATACCTGCAACGGCATCGACGACGACTGCGACGGCGCGGTCGACGATCTGCCCGAGGTCGCGTGCGGCGTGGGCGCCTGCCACGTCGTGGTGCCCGGGTGCGTGAATGGAAAGGCGCCCGTCTGCGAGCCGCTCCTGCCCTCGCTCGAGGTCTGCGACGGCGTCGACAACGACTGCGATCAGCTCGTCGACGAGTTCGATCCGGGCGTGGGAAAGGGCTGCGACACGGGCGAGCCGGGCGTGTGCAACGCGGGCAAGAAGGCGTGCGTGGCCGGCGCGATCGTATGCACCACGCAGGTGACCCCCTCGAACGAGGTCTGCGACGAGCTCGACAACGACTGCAACGGCGCCGTCGACGACGTGCTCGGCACGGGCGGCGAATGCTCGACCGGCCTGCTCGGCATCTGCAGCGCCGGCACGACCGCGTGCGTGGGCAACGGCATCGACTGCGTGCAGACGCTCCAGCCCCAGAGCGAGCTTTGCAACGGCATCGACGACGACTGCGACGGCCAGCTCGACGAGGGCAACCCCGAGGGCGGCGGCGCTTGCCCCTCCGGCCAGGCGGGGGCCTGCGCGTTCGGCGTTTACAAGTGCATGGGCGGCCAGCTCATTTGCGAGGCCGGCTCGGGCGGCGCCGAGATCTGCAATGGCAAGGACGACGACTGCGACGGCGTGGCCGACAACGGCAACCCGGGCGGCGGCACGTGCGACACGGGCCAGCTCGGCCTCTGCGGCGTGGGCTCGCAGGATTGCGTCAATGGCAAGCTCGTCTGCAGCCAGCCCAACCAGCCCGTGGCCGAGGTATGTGGCGACAAGCTGGACAACGATTGCGACGGCACGACCGACGAGGGCTGCTGCGCGCACCCGCTGTGCACGACGGGCGGCACGCTGACCCCCTCTTGCGATCCTTGCGTGGCGAAGGTCTGCGCCTCGGACTCGTACTGCTGCAATAGTGGCTGGGACAGCATCTGCGTGGGCGAGGTGACCTCGATTTGCGGC
- a CDS encoding saccharopine dehydrogenase family protein: MSSARTYDIVLFGATGFTGRLAADYLASVTKTTPLRWALAGRNRARLEQIQAELSAQNPHLTGDAAPAILEASSDDPASLARMARAGRVVLTTVGPYARHGEPLVEACIEARADYVDITGEPGFVNGILERHGARAREAGVRIVNCCGFDSIPHDLGALFTVEKLPRGEPITVEAVIRAEGKPSGGTWQSALNEFSQASFARPWEKDPLAEGRHVAEMPMRPRYDRQLGGWIVPLPTIDPQIVLRSARALPSYGPDFRYGHKVLVRSTAQLAAGAIGVGALFALAKIPPARSMLAKLRPSGEGPSAEERARSWFQVTFQGTAGSRRVVTRVSGGDPGYTETAKMVSESALCLALDRDKLPPHTGILTPAVAMGDLLIGRLERAGIRFELLEG; this comes from the coding sequence ATGAGCAGCGCGCGAACCTACGACATCGTCCTCTTCGGCGCGACGGGCTTCACGGGGCGCCTCGCGGCCGACTACCTCGCCAGCGTCACGAAGACGACGCCCCTGCGCTGGGCCCTCGCCGGCAGAAACCGCGCGCGGCTCGAGCAGATCCAGGCCGAGCTGTCCGCCCAGAACCCTCACCTCACAGGCGACGCGGCGCCCGCGATCCTCGAGGCCAGCTCCGACGATCCCGCCTCCCTCGCCCGCATGGCGCGCGCCGGGCGCGTCGTGCTCACGACGGTCGGCCCCTACGCCAGGCACGGCGAGCCGCTCGTCGAGGCCTGCATCGAGGCGCGCGCCGACTACGTGGACATCACGGGCGAGCCCGGCTTCGTCAACGGCATCCTCGAGCGGCACGGCGCCCGCGCGCGCGAGGCCGGGGTGCGCATCGTCAACTGCTGCGGCTTCGACAGCATCCCGCACGACCTCGGCGCGCTCTTCACGGTCGAGAAGCTCCCCCGCGGCGAGCCCATCACGGTCGAGGCCGTCATCCGCGCCGAGGGCAAGCCCTCGGGCGGGACGTGGCAGTCGGCCCTGAACGAGTTCAGCCAGGCGTCCTTCGCGCGCCCCTGGGAGAAAGACCCCCTCGCCGAGGGCCGCCACGTCGCCGAGATGCCCATGCGCCCGCGCTACGACCGGCAGCTCGGCGGCTGGATCGTCCCGCTGCCGACGATCGATCCGCAGATCGTGCTCCGCAGCGCGCGCGCCCTCCCGAGCTACGGCCCGGATTTCCGGTATGGCCACAAGGTGCTCGTGCGCTCGACCGCGCAGCTCGCCGCCGGGGCGATCGGCGTCGGGGCCCTGTTCGCGCTGGCGAAGATCCCGCCGGCCCGCTCGATGCTCGCGAAGCTGCGCCCCTCGGGCGAGGGTCCGAGCGCCGAGGAGCGCGCGCGCTCGTGGTTCCAGGTCACCTTCCAGGGCACGGCGGGCTCGCGCCGCGTCGTCACGCGCGTCTCCGGCGGCGACCCCGGGTACACCGAGACCGCCAAGATGGTCTCCGAGTCCGCCCTCTGCCTCGCCCTGGACCGCGACAAGCTGCCCCCTCACACGGGCATCCTCACGCCCGCGGTGGCCATGGGCGACCTGCTCATCGGCCGACTCGAGAGGGCCGGGATCCGGTTCGAGCTGCTCGAGGGGTGA
- a CDS encoding serine/threonine-protein kinase, with protein sequence MTAGSDDERTSPVEDATKSSSTLTSPSLRVRPLTPRGTSPSLYRDALPSAPHHYDGPPPSTTAPQAAAPLLFVCDACWRTFSDGSQLFCACERPRPAEGWPAMPYLLRGRYLFVELLGRGGMGAVFRAYDQASKDRPWIAVKVVQKGAPELLSTLKEMFRREVAAAQMLAQHKQFFVDVLGYDDVDPAYLALEYVPWQTLGQLLASLPAIERRLSPAQVARIGIAVLRGVAKMHFHRIVHRDLTPSNIFIRHVPEREGYDVKITDLGLWAFDQVQGESDSLSLVGRPGMAGTPAYMSPEQSTGEPVGAASDLHSIGSVLWELSTGEVPYPARNDGPMHVVIMDRARLLKEPPARPPYMPEGLFRVLVKALADGTAERWASASEMRKALEAFVEQYQLERLRDLQAAFTRLDTLSRRVASLRDKLTPMREVLERLSLLSAVLREAIEQRGEAEPEVLRTIADNTEVQLDEISRELGALAEWLRVLGGKKSGAGAGIEKLARREPEVGLSLGRAPQRTWMLAGIAAVLVAIVILLLWLRARG encoded by the coding sequence GTGACGGCGGGTTCCGACGACGAGCGCACGAGCCCGGTCGAGGACGCCACGAAGTCGTCGTCGACCCTCACCTCGCCTTCGTTGCGCGTCCGGCCCCTGACGCCGCGAGGCACCTCGCCCTCGCTCTACCGCGACGCCCTGCCTTCCGCGCCGCACCATTACGACGGCCCGCCTCCCTCGACCACCGCGCCGCAGGCCGCCGCGCCGCTGCTCTTCGTGTGCGACGCGTGCTGGCGGACGTTCTCGGACGGCTCGCAGCTCTTCTGCGCCTGCGAGCGCCCGCGGCCCGCCGAGGGCTGGCCCGCGATGCCCTACCTCCTGCGCGGCCGCTACCTCTTCGTCGAGCTGCTCGGTCGGGGCGGCATGGGCGCGGTGTTTCGGGCCTACGATCAGGCCTCGAAGGACCGGCCGTGGATCGCGGTCAAGGTCGTGCAGAAGGGCGCGCCGGAGCTCCTGAGCACGCTGAAGGAGATGTTCCGCCGCGAGGTTGCCGCGGCGCAGATGCTCGCGCAGCACAAGCAGTTCTTCGTCGACGTCCTCGGCTACGACGACGTCGATCCGGCCTACCTCGCGCTCGAGTACGTCCCCTGGCAGACGCTCGGACAGCTCCTCGCCTCGCTCCCCGCGATCGAGCGGCGCCTGTCGCCCGCGCAGGTTGCGCGCATCGGCATCGCGGTCCTTCGCGGCGTCGCCAAGATGCACTTCCACCGCATCGTCCACCGCGATCTGACGCCCTCGAACATCTTCATCCGCCACGTGCCCGAGCGCGAGGGCTACGACGTGAAGATCACCGATCTCGGCCTGTGGGCCTTCGATCAGGTGCAGGGCGAGAGCGACTCGCTGTCGCTCGTGGGGCGCCCGGGAATGGCCGGAACGCCGGCCTACATGAGCCCCGAGCAGTCGACGGGCGAGCCGGTGGGAGCCGCGTCGGATCTGCACTCGATCGGGTCCGTCCTGTGGGAGCTGTCGACGGGCGAGGTGCCCTATCCGGCGCGCAACGACGGCCCCATGCACGTGGTCATCATGGATCGCGCGCGGCTGCTGAAGGAGCCGCCCGCGCGGCCGCCGTACATGCCCGAGGGCCTCTTCCGGGTGCTCGTCAAGGCGCTCGCGGACGGCACGGCCGAGCGCTGGGCCTCGGCGAGCGAGATGCGCAAGGCGCTCGAGGCCTTCGTCGAGCAGTACCAGCTCGAGCGTCTGCGGGACTTGCAGGCGGCGTTCACGCGCCTCGACACGCTCTCGCGGCGCGTGGCCAGCCTGCGCGACAAGCTCACGCCGATGCGCGAGGTGCTCGAGCGGCTCTCCTTGCTCAGCGCGGTCCTGCGCGAGGCGATCGAGCAGCGGGGCGAGGCCGAGCCCGAGGTCTTGCGGACGATCGCGGACAACACCGAGGTGCAGCTCGACGAGATCTCGCGCGAGCTGGGTGCGCTGGCCGAGTGGCTGCGCGTGCTCGGCGGCAAGAAGAGCGGGGCAGGGGCGGGGATCGAGAAGCTCGCGCGACGGGAGCCCGAGGTCGGCCTCTCGCTCGGCCGGGCTCCGCAACGCACGTGGATGCTGGCGGGGATCGCGGCAGTGCTCGTGGCGATCGTGATCCTCCTGCTCTGGTTGAGGGCGCGCGGCTGA
- a CDS encoding YkgJ family cysteine cluster protein has protein sequence MPRAPAPRTRPLLLREGARFACHGDGLCCSDIHLIAPLSRAEIARVERFAPGTVMRYEPTRLAVLQTTEAGTCALLEGGRCSLHAALGPLEKPAVCRKYPYGLVATPLGGRITTAHRCPCRTLGDRPPLDAADAMRSLSDARGRMKPYGHVPERLPLTARASLSFNAYAAREAEIVPQLVAGAAPHALLGVLGLEDGLPRLRGDTWGDVGRSLRGFDATGKSLDDAVAWFGHALLSRLGEDDAPPPRPWAPFFAVAEARSPRVQSANEVLGDWLADALWSLGWLRRGALDRGLVDLALRWEVASTMTRLLEAGGARPDRAAAEAVLVAEVAGETSVWEGAVARVVLRDTGLALAAWRGRRPGARAV, from the coding sequence ATGCCCCGAGCCCCCGCCCCGCGCACAAGGCCCCTGCTCCTGCGCGAGGGGGCGCGCTTCGCCTGCCACGGCGACGGGCTCTGCTGCTCCGACATCCACCTCATCGCGCCCCTGTCACGGGCCGAGATCGCGCGCGTCGAGCGGTTCGCCCCCGGCACCGTCATGCGCTACGAGCCCACCCGCCTCGCCGTCCTTCAGACGACCGAGGCCGGCACCTGCGCCCTGCTCGAGGGCGGCCGATGCTCGCTGCACGCCGCCCTCGGGCCGCTCGAGAAGCCCGCGGTTTGCCGCAAATACCCCTACGGCCTCGTGGCCACGCCGCTCGGCGGGCGCATCACCACCGCGCACCGCTGCCCCTGCCGCACCCTCGGCGATCGCCCGCCGCTCGACGCCGCCGACGCCATGCGCTCCCTGTCCGACGCGCGCGGCCGCATGAAGCCCTACGGCCACGTGCCCGAGCGCCTCCCGCTCACCGCCCGCGCCTCCTTGTCCTTCAACGCGTATGCGGCGCGCGAGGCCGAGATCGTGCCGCAGCTCGTCGCAGGCGCGGCGCCCCACGCGCTCCTCGGCGTCCTCGGCCTCGAGGATGGCCTGCCGCGGCTTCGCGGCGACACCTGGGGCGACGTCGGGCGCTCGCTGCGCGGCTTCGACGCCACGGGCAAGAGCCTCGACGACGCCGTCGCGTGGTTCGGCCACGCGCTCCTGTCGCGCCTCGGCGAGGACGACGCGCCGCCGCCGCGCCCCTGGGCTCCCTTCTTCGCGGTCGCCGAGGCGCGCTCTCCACGCGTGCAATCCGCGAACGAGGTGCTCGGCGACTGGCTCGCCGACGCGCTCTGGTCGCTTGGCTGGCTGCGGCGCGGCGCGCTCGATCGCGGCCTCGTCGATCTCGCGCTGCGCTGGGAGGTGGCCTCCACGATGACGCGCCTGCTCGAGGCCGGCGGGGCGCGGCCCGATCGCGCCGCGGCCGAGGCGGTGCTCGTCGCGGAGGTGGCCGGCGAGACGTCGGTCTGGGAGGGGGCGGTGGCGCGCGTGGTGCTGCGCGACACGGGCCTCGCGCTCGCCGCGTGGCGCGGTCGACGCCCCGGCGCGCGCGCCGTGTAG